A genomic region of Cydia splendana chromosome 17, ilCydSple1.2, whole genome shotgun sequence contains the following coding sequences:
- the LOC134798829 gene encoding G-patch domain and KOW motifs-containing protein — MEGKKISFGFTKTKKVEKPVAVERKEYIECLEEKSIKVVGGEVVEEKAPLVITMKPNTLITAERLKQIAEEVEKGAEEVPAPGDNGAKEDSQPESETIDQMAVRELLNEAKQEKKVEGPVLTVAVPSQPVLDGQKESTLEDYDAVPIQEFGMAMLRGMGWTASTDQQQKHKQPELRPKGLGLGADKVIKENQKKNVSKDKKDEELSIVKNAFVKITTGKYSGLYGKVVSLDEDNGRVMVDITIKKETVSLSEFMMQPVSKSEYDKQSKVINADSYEEYKKNENQKSNRDKRENEDREASSSHREKERDSDRSRKDTSRRDKEDSNGRHKPERHRSRSNDRHRKKHKKRYSSNSSVSSDERTKKKEKRYSSDSSDSDDHRERRKTEKRDIDKKRKGKKKKRDRDRSPNYRKHRK; from the exons ATGGAGggtaaaaaaatatcttttggTTTCACAAAAACCAAAAAAGTTGAGAAACCTGTGGCCGTCGAAAGAAAGGAGTATATAGAATGTTTAGAAGAGAAATCGATCAAAGTTGTTGG CGGTGAAGTGGTGGAAGAAAAGGCACCACTGGTGATCACAATGAAGCCAAACACGCTGATCACAGCAGAAAGACTGAAGCAGATAGCGGAAGAAGTGGAAAAAGGTGCAGAAGAGGTGCCAGCACCAGGAGATAATGGGGCTAAGGAGGATAGTCAGCCGGAGAGTGAAACAATAGACCAGATGGCTGTCCGAGAGTTGCTCAATGAAGCAAAGCAGGAGAAGAAAGTGGAAGGGCCAGTTTTGACGGTTGCTGTGCCGTCGCAACCTGTTTTAGATGGACAAAAGGAG tcaACATTGGAAGATTATGATGCTGTGCCTATTCAAGAATTTGGTATGGCAATGCTCAGAGGCATGGGTTGGACTGCAAGCACAGATCAACA GCAAAAACACAAGCAGCCAGAACTGAGACCGAAAGGGCTGGGTTTGGGAGCTGATAAAGTCATCAAAGAGAATCAGAAAAAGAATGTGTCCAAAGACAAGAAAGATGAAGAGCTGTCCATTGTGAAAAACGCCTTTGTTAAGATTACTACGGGGAAATACAGCGGCTTATATGGAAAg GTCGTAAGCCTGGATGAAGACAACGGCCGTGTGATGGTAGACATCACCATAAAGAAGGAGACGGTCAGTCTCAGCGAGTTCATGATGCAGCCTGTGTCCAAGTCGGAGTATGACAAGCAGTCTAAAGTTATAA ATGCGGATTCCTATGAAGAATacaagaaaaacgaaaatcaaaAGTCAAACCGCGATAAAAGGGAAAATGAGGACCGAGAGGCTTCTTCCAGTCACAGAGAAAAAGAGAGAGATAGCGATAGGTCTAGAAAAGACACAAGTCGTAGAGACAAGGAAGACTCAAATGGAAGACACAAACCGGAGAGGCATCGAAGCCGAAGTAATGATAGGCATAGAAAAAAACATAAGAAAAGGTATAGCAGTAATTCTTCTGTAAGCTCAGAtgaaagaacgaaaaagaaggAAAAACGTTACAGCTCTGACTCAAGCGATTCCGATGATCATAGAGAGAGACGGAAGACGGAGAAGAGAGACATTGATAAGAAAAGAAAGGGTAAGAAGAAGAAGCGGGATAGAGATCGCTCGCCAAATTATAGGAAACATAGGAAGTAA